One genomic segment of Aquipluma nitroreducens includes these proteins:
- a CDS encoding aminopeptidase P family protein — MKELIRNRIGDLRAKMQEKGLSAYVIFGTDPHMSEYLPERWQTRAFIAGFTGSAGMVVVSLDKAALWTDSRYFLQAEEQLAGTGIDLVKMRTPGHPEPDQWIRMNLQKGAVAGIDEWSVSISQFAAMQSSLAASGITLKETGDLLDAIWNNRPALPDSPVFEHELKYACTSRNEKIEVICAELKKTGADMQIITALDDLAWTFNLRGTDVECNPVFMSYAIVSAKETTLFVNPQKISTELKAKLESEGIQIKGYEEITVALQQLPAHTRVWIDSDRTNQAIRKNIPEQCLVVEGLSIPCRLKAIKSQGEINHIRQAMRKDGVALLEFLYWIENNLGKIPVTEYTVAEKLNELRAKQAGFKGISFYPIVGYKEHGAIVHFHVAEDNALPVEKDGFLLFDSGGQYLDGTTDTTRTIALGELTARQKSDFTITLKGMISLTNAKFPVNTRGYHLDILARKDMWQHGMNYGHGTGHGVGYFLNVHEGPMSIRQEFNDRVIEAGMVLSNEPAFYRLGEYGLRTENMMVCVKDETTEFGDFLRFDTLTLCPIDAKAIDKSLLNQEEIEWLNKYHQWVYNELAPMVNDELKNFLKEQTKPI; from the coding sequence GTGAAGGAACTTATTAGAAACAGAATCGGCGACCTGCGCGCCAAAATGCAGGAAAAAGGTTTGAGTGCGTATGTTATTTTCGGCACCGACCCGCACATGAGCGAATACCTGCCCGAACGCTGGCAAACCCGTGCATTTATCGCCGGATTCACAGGTTCGGCCGGAATGGTGGTTGTGAGTCTCGATAAAGCCGCTCTCTGGACCGACTCGCGCTATTTTCTTCAGGCCGAAGAACAATTGGCCGGAACCGGAATCGATTTGGTTAAAATGCGTACGCCCGGTCATCCCGAGCCTGACCAATGGATCAGGATGAACCTTCAAAAAGGAGCTGTTGCAGGGATTGATGAATGGAGCGTTTCAATCAGTCAGTTTGCGGCCATGCAAAGTAGTTTGGCGGCTTCAGGAATTACCCTGAAAGAAACGGGCGATTTGCTTGATGCAATCTGGAACAACCGTCCTGCCCTACCCGATTCGCCGGTATTTGAGCATGAACTGAAATACGCCTGCACCAGCCGAAACGAAAAAATAGAAGTTATTTGTGCCGAACTTAAAAAAACGGGCGCCGACATGCAGATTATTACGGCACTCGACGATCTGGCCTGGACGTTTAACCTTCGCGGCACCGATGTGGAGTGCAATCCGGTGTTTATGTCGTATGCCATTGTTTCAGCAAAAGAAACGACGCTTTTCGTTAACCCGCAAAAAATTTCGACAGAGCTAAAAGCAAAACTCGAATCAGAAGGAATTCAAATCAAAGGCTACGAAGAAATAACAGTTGCTCTTCAGCAATTGCCTGCACACACCCGGGTATGGATCGACAGCGATCGCACGAATCAGGCTATCCGGAAAAACATTCCGGAGCAATGTTTGGTCGTCGAAGGATTATCCATTCCGTGTCGGTTAAAAGCCATTAAGTCGCAGGGCGAAATTAATCACATCCGCCAGGCGATGCGAAAAGACGGCGTTGCGCTGCTCGAATTCTTATACTGGATTGAAAACAACCTGGGAAAAATTCCGGTTACCGAATATACCGTTGCTGAGAAACTGAACGAACTCAGGGCGAAACAAGCCGGATTTAAAGGCATCAGCTTCTACCCGATTGTTGGATACAAAGAACATGGCGCCATTGTGCATTTCCATGTTGCCGAAGACAATGCTTTACCGGTTGAGAAGGATGGCTTTTTGCTTTTCGATTCGGGAGGACAATACCTCGACGGAACAACCGACACCACCCGAACCATTGCTTTGGGTGAATTAACAGCCAGACAAAAGAGCGACTTCACGATTACGCTGAAAGGAATGATTTCGCTGACCAACGCGAAGTTTCCGGTGAACACGCGAGGTTATCATTTAGACATTCTGGCGCGGAAAGACATGTGGCAACACGGAATGAACTACGGACACGGAACCGGGCACGGTGTGGGCTATTTCCTGAATGTACACGAAGGACCGATGAGCATCCGACAGGAGTTTAACGACCGGGTGATTGAAGCCGGAATGGTACTATCGAACGAACCTGCATTTTACCGGTTGGGAGAATATGGTTTGCGTACTGAAAATATGATGGTTTGTGTGAAAGATGAAACGACCGAATTTGGAGATTTCCTCCGGTTCGATACCTTAACACTTTGCCCCATCGATGCCAAAGCCATCGATAAAAGTTTGCTGAATCAGGAAGAAATTGAATGGCTGAACAAATACCACCAATGGGTTTACAATGAACTTGCACCAATGGTAAATGATGAATTGAAAAATTTCCTGAAGGAACAAACAAAACCCATTTAA
- the rpsF gene encoding 30S ribosomal protein S6 — MKNQYETVFIITPVLSDIQVKETVKKFRDIITEHGGEMVNEEDWGLRKLAYPIQKKSTGFYQLFEFAADPSFAKIWETQFRRDERIIRFLTFSKDKHAVAYSEKRRNKTKAKTEKEN, encoded by the coding sequence ATGAAAAACCAGTATGAAACCGTTTTCATTATTACTCCCGTTTTATCTGATATTCAGGTAAAGGAAACGGTAAAAAAATTCAGAGACATCATCACCGAACATGGTGGAGAGATGGTCAATGAAGAGGACTGGGGATTACGCAAATTAGCTTATCCCATTCAAAAAAAATCGACAGGGTTCTATCAGCTCTTCGAATTTGCCGCCGACCCATCGTTTGCAAAAATCTGGGAAACTCAATTCAGACGCGACGAACGTATTATCCGTTTCCTGACTTTCAGCAAGGATAAACATGCCGTTGCTTACAGCGAAAAAAGAAGAAACAAAACAAAAGCTAAAACTGAAAAGGAGAACTAA
- a CDS encoding WG repeat-containing protein codes for MKQICIILIILTILTSCYTQSEKSNNRRNSISYERISDDNSWGFIDNYGDTIIPLGKYKFLNPIDEEGMIFAQLEEKCGYIDIKQNILIPFEYDDLSVFSEDLAPAKKNGKYGFIDRKGEVIIPFQYDEERYFYKSGLSEASKAGKWGFINKKGEQVVPIQYSQVDCHKMETEFIFAFDKNKWAIFNNKGKQLTDFIYDEIYGTSNNFDYFNEKYLFNGLLLVRKGDQYRYLNRNLQIVADFGYFTKAEPITEYGFAIVKKENYYGIIDSMGKIVIPCEYSLIEHPRGPYQGFYDEFYAKKDGRYGILNEKSEFISDISYDSFERDYCRLKDSIQAVFIAKKGNRFGVINKVGKVTLPVEFEEINLFEGNSFTIAKRGGLYGLINSNGDIKLPFEYKNIISNKDWDYIILQKDKFYGVIDKQSLKEIFPMEYEEIEQCFYDENNFIAKKNSRYGIITRTKKIIIPFEYDKISNWVEYGPKEHFVIKDGKEGLISREGKIVIPTVYDKIFVDNDILIKVRKNGVYGTINWKNEIVHPIQYEQILWEWPYLTDRALDTVYVEKSGKYFATDITGKVIIESISNKLINDKFGYKLRKN; via the coding sequence ATGAAACAAATTTGCATAATATTGATAATTCTTACGATTTTAACATCTTGCTATACGCAGAGTGAAAAATCAAATAATAGAAGAAACTCGATTTCATACGAAAGAATCAGTGATGATAATTCGTGGGGATTTATAGATAATTATGGTGATACAATAATACCGCTCGGAAAATATAAATTTCTTAACCCGATTGATGAAGAAGGAATGATTTTCGCTCAATTAGAAGAGAAATGTGGCTATATCGACATAAAACAAAATATTCTAATCCCATTTGAGTATGATGACCTTAGCGTATTTTCTGAAGATTTAGCACCAGCCAAGAAAAATGGGAAATACGGTTTTATTGACAGAAAAGGTGAAGTAATAATTCCATTTCAATATGATGAAGAAAGGTATTTCTATAAATCAGGCTTATCTGAGGCTTCAAAAGCTGGCAAATGGGGCTTTATCAACAAAAAAGGAGAACAAGTGGTTCCTATTCAGTATTCACAAGTAGATTGTCATAAAATGGAAACTGAATTTATTTTTGCCTTTGATAAAAACAAATGGGCGATTTTTAATAATAAAGGAAAGCAACTTACGGACTTCATTTATGACGAAATTTATGGTACCTCAAATAATTTTGATTATTTCAATGAGAAATATCTGTTTAATGGTCTTCTTTTAGTTCGAAAAGGTGATCAGTATCGGTATCTAAATCGCAATTTACAAATTGTAGCGGATTTTGGTTATTTCACAAAAGCTGAACCTATTACAGAATATGGTTTTGCCATCGTAAAAAAAGAGAATTATTATGGCATAATAGATTCTATGGGGAAAATTGTAATTCCTTGCGAGTATTCATTAATTGAGCACCCAAGAGGGCCATATCAAGGATTTTATGATGAGTTTTATGCCAAAAAGGACGGTAGATACGGCATCCTAAACGAAAAGAGTGAGTTTATTTCTGACATAAGTTATGATTCATTTGAAAGAGATTATTGCAGGTTAAAGGATAGTATACAGGCAGTATTTATTGCTAAAAAAGGTAATCGATTTGGAGTAATTAACAAGGTTGGGAAAGTAACACTTCCCGTCGAATTTGAAGAAATCAACTTATTCGAAGGGAACAGCTTTACGATTGCTAAAAGGGGTGGTTTATATGGCTTAATAAATAGTAATGGAGATATTAAATTGCCCTTTGAATACAAAAACATTATCTCTAACAAAGATTGGGATTATATTATTTTACAAAAAGACAAATTTTATGGGGTAATTGACAAGCAAAGTTTAAAGGAAATATTTCCAATGGAGTATGAAGAAATAGAACAATGTTTTTATGACGAAAACAACTTTATTGCAAAAAAGAACAGTCGTTATGGAATAATTACAAGGACAAAGAAAATTATCATTCCATTCGAATATGATAAAATTTCAAATTGGGTTGAATATGGCCCCAAAGAGCATTTTGTGATCAAAGATGGAAAAGAAGGATTAATAAGCAGGGAAGGAAAAATTGTAATTCCAACTGTATATGATAAAATCTTTGTTGACAATGATATTTTAATAAAAGTTCGGAAAAATGGCGTTTATGGCACCATTAATTGGAAAAATGAGATTGTTCATCCAATTCAATATGAACAGATTCTGTGGGAATGGCCATATTTGACAGATAGAGCATTAGACACGGTATACGTAGAGAAATCGGGCAAATATTTTGCAACGGACATCACTGGAAAAGTTATTATTGAATCTATTTCAAATAAATTGATTAATGACAAATTTGGATATAAATTGAGAAAGAACTAA
- a CDS encoding nucleoside phosphorylase → MIKSSELIINADGSIFHLHLKPEQIADNIILVGDPGRVELIGKLLTEIEFQVQNREFVSTTGKYNNQRVTIVSTGIGTDNIDIVVNELDALANINLVTREINPVHRKLNFIRIGTSGGLQDYLGVNSFVISQKAIGFDGLLNFYANRNSVSDLAFEEAFRKHTEWGKQLTSPYVVNCSELLLKKMHRDDTIAGVTISAPGFYGPQGRVLRLPLADPDLNEKIESFVFEGHKITNFEMECSAIYGLSKLLGHEALTICLIIANRLKKEANSDYHQSMETLIKLVLDRLTS, encoded by the coding sequence ATGATCAAGTCGTCCGAACTCATTATAAATGCTGATGGAAGTATTTTCCATTTGCACCTTAAACCTGAACAAATTGCAGACAATATCATTCTGGTTGGCGACCCGGGAAGGGTTGAGCTGATTGGAAAACTACTCACTGAAATCGAATTTCAGGTGCAGAACCGCGAATTTGTTTCAACAACCGGGAAATACAATAATCAACGCGTTACCATTGTTTCAACCGGCATTGGAACCGACAATATCGACATTGTAGTCAACGAACTGGATGCGCTGGCCAACATTAATTTGGTCACCCGCGAGATTAATCCGGTTCACCGCAAATTAAATTTTATCCGGATCGGAACTTCAGGAGGACTTCAGGATTATCTGGGTGTAAATTCATTTGTTATTTCCCAAAAAGCCATTGGATTTGACGGTCTGCTGAACTTTTATGCCAACCGCAACTCGGTTTCAGATCTGGCATTTGAGGAGGCTTTCAGAAAGCATACCGAATGGGGCAAGCAATTAACATCACCGTATGTGGTTAATTGCTCCGAATTACTTCTGAAAAAGATGCATCGCGATGACACAATCGCAGGAGTGACCATTTCGGCGCCTGGATTTTACGGTCCACAGGGAAGAGTTTTAAGATTACCGTTGGCTGATCCTGACTTGAATGAAAAAATTGAATCATTCGTGTTCGAAGGACATAAAATAACCAACTTCGAAATGGAATGTTCGGCTATTTATGGATTGTCGAAACTACTCGGGCACGAAGCTTTGACCATTTGCCTGATTATTGCCAACCGCTTAAAAAAGGAAGCAAACTCGGATTATCATCAATCGATGGAAACATTGATTAAACTGGTACTTGATCGCTTAACAAGTTAA
- a CDS encoding PaaI family thioesterase: MRKIKNIHLNDDPEIYQCFGCSPYNEFGLHLEFWEDGDEVVSFWNPRPILQSYPKVLHGGIQSTLLDEIAGWVVYVKCGTVGVTAEMKVRFKKPLMIDQGEITIRAKLLEQNKRMATIQSRLINSLGVVCAEAELRFFLLSETEAREKYHYPGVEAFFE; the protein is encoded by the coding sequence ATGAGAAAGATTAAAAATATTCACCTGAACGACGATCCGGAAATCTATCAGTGCTTTGGATGCTCTCCTTATAATGAATTTGGATTACACCTCGAATTTTGGGAAGACGGCGACGAAGTGGTTTCATTCTGGAATCCCCGTCCGATTTTGCAGAGTTATCCGAAAGTTTTGCATGGTGGAATTCAGTCGACTTTGCTTGACGAAATTGCAGGTTGGGTGGTGTATGTTAAATGCGGAACGGTTGGTGTAACCGCTGAAATGAAAGTCAGGTTTAAAAAGCCGTTGATGATCGATCAGGGCGAAATTACAATTCGGGCAAAACTGTTGGAACAAAACAAACGAATGGCAACGATTCAATCCCGATTGATCAATTCTTTAGGTGTGGTTTGTGCCGAAGCCGAACTGCGATTTTTTCTCTTGTCTGAAACCGAGGCTCGCGAGAAATATCATTATCCGGGCGTTGAAGCGTTTTTTGAATGA
- a CDS encoding transglutaminase-like domain-containing protein, with amino-acid sequence MNELKLDSLIKLLDDPDDSVFNLVLVEILKEDISIVDRLEHIWETSFEELVQQRIELIIQQIQLNDTKNKIKNWASQETLDLFEGIFLISRYQYPELKLKSIQIQLEKIRKDVWLEFKNSLTSLEKITILNHIFFDHYKFKINRDNTELPQNSYINRVLDTRRGNPISITIIYTLIARSLNLPVHYIDFDNNPLVGYFDKDMARLVNEEGSNSQILFYINPSNKGAIIGPKEVDYLRQSAENQENNHQPEPCPDRIVIKRLVEKLSYDYKQAGLLEKVNYLKEIAEIL; translated from the coding sequence ATGAATGAGCTCAAGCTGGACTCTCTGATAAAACTACTTGACGATCCTGATGATTCAGTCTTTAATCTTGTTTTAGTTGAAATACTAAAGGAGGATATTTCGATTGTTGATCGTCTGGAACACATTTGGGAAACCAGTTTTGAAGAGTTGGTTCAGCAACGGATTGAGCTCATTATTCAGCAAATTCAGCTTAACGACACCAAAAACAAAATTAAAAATTGGGCCAGCCAGGAAACGCTCGATCTATTTGAAGGGATATTTTTGATTTCACGTTACCAGTATCCGGAGCTAAAACTCAAATCCATTCAGATTCAACTCGAGAAAATCAGAAAAGATGTTTGGCTCGAATTCAAGAATTCGCTGACTTCACTTGAGAAAATCACCATTCTGAACCACATTTTCTTCGATCACTACAAATTTAAAATTAACCGCGACAATACCGAATTACCACAAAACTCCTACATCAATCGTGTATTGGATACACGAAGAGGCAATCCCATTTCAATCACGATTATCTATACTTTAATCGCGCGCTCACTCAATCTTCCCGTCCATTACATCGATTTTGACAACAACCCGTTAGTGGGTTATTTCGATAAGGATATGGCCAGATTGGTGAATGAAGAAGGCAGCAACAGCCAAATTCTGTTCTATATTAACCCATCGAATAAAGGGGCGATTATTGGACCGAAGGAAGTCGATTACTTGCGTCAATCAGCCGAAAACCAGGAAAATAACCATCAACCTGAACCTTGTCCCGACCGGATTGTAATTAAACGACTGGTCGAAAAACTTAGCTACGATTACAAACAGGCAGGATTACTTGAAAAGGTTAATTACCTGAAAGAAATAGCTGAAATACTTTAA
- a CDS encoding sugar phosphate isomerase/epimerase family protein yields the protein MSTLTNRREFFKISAVGAIGLTVLGPLGCAPKVVDRKTFGVGIQLYTVRDAMAADVAGTLKKLSDLGYKNLELASYADGKFYGFAPKEFKKMVNDLGMDIISSHAGVESKGITMDSAKMMADAHAELAVKYCVQPWVNDEDRTIEKFKQMVGDWNQVGKIMKETGIQFGYHNHNFEFKNMDGIVPYYDIYMKELDPNYVTMELDLFWANKAGQDPVEMFKKYPGRFQLLHFKDMHTKQEPFFDVIKDDVCEVGAGVIDFKTIWKSKDIAGAKYLFVEDDNQGNGKTFETLETSISNITTKILV from the coding sequence ATGAGTACATTGACAAACAGAAGAGAGTTTTTTAAAATTTCAGCCGTAGGCGCTATTGGCTTAACCGTTCTGGGGCCACTGGGCTGTGCACCTAAAGTAGTTGATCGGAAAACCTTTGGCGTAGGTATCCAGTTGTACACCGTTCGCGATGCCATGGCAGCCGATGTTGCCGGAACGCTGAAGAAATTATCGGACCTCGGGTACAAAAATCTTGAACTGGCAAGTTATGCCGATGGTAAATTTTATGGATTTGCCCCTAAAGAGTTCAAAAAAATGGTAAACGATCTTGGAATGGATATTATTAGCAGCCACGCCGGGGTTGAATCGAAAGGTATTACAATGGACAGCGCTAAAATGATGGCCGACGCACATGCCGAATTGGCTGTTAAATATTGCGTTCAGCCATGGGTAAACGATGAAGACCGTACCATTGAAAAATTCAAGCAAATGGTTGGCGATTGGAATCAAGTGGGTAAGATTATGAAAGAAACAGGCATTCAGTTTGGATACCACAATCATAATTTCGAATTTAAAAATATGGATGGCATAGTTCCTTATTATGACATTTATATGAAGGAATTGGATCCGAATTATGTAACCATGGAACTCGACCTGTTCTGGGCAAATAAGGCAGGTCAAGACCCGGTTGAAATGTTCAAGAAATACCCGGGACGCTTCCAGCTTTTACACTTTAAAGATATGCACACCAAACAAGAACCTTTCTTTGATGTAATTAAAGACGATGTTTGCGAAGTTGGCGCAGGTGTTATCGATTTTAAAACCATCTGGAAATCGAAAGATATTGCAGGTGCGAAATATCTCTTTGTTGAAGACGACAATCAAGGTAACGGAAAAACTTTCGAAACGCTTGAAACAAGTATCAGCAACATTACAACCAAGATTTTGGTGTAA
- a CDS encoding serine hydrolase domain-containing protein, protein MQHLFVTIVFGIKSMKMKIHSKKVILFVTGMLTLFAILPAFSTKPFPISSNDSILNWMKNENVPTVGICIIEDAKIQQIKMIGNIEYHSPAPENTLFNIASLTKPLISMTTLKLVSDGQWQLDEPLCHYWTDPDVVNDTLNRKLTTRHVLSHQSGLPNWRGHEPNGKLSFAFEPGTQWKYSGEGFEYLRKALEVKFNTPIERLVDSLLFKPLGMNNTRFYWDNTVDSTLYADRYDTEGKLYAKEKWYSANASNLVLTTVEDYGKFVIAILKGNYLSPEVQNEMIQKQALLNNGNEVGLGWFLIKNLSNGGYALYHSGSNRGQNTKIFLLPKSKKGIIIFTNGENGNKVCEKIISEYFDSGKEILNRIK, encoded by the coding sequence ATGCAACATTTATTTGTGACTATCGTCTTTGGAATAAAGTCAATGAAAATGAAAATACACTCAAAAAAAGTTATTCTATTCGTCACAGGTATGTTAACGCTCTTCGCAATTCTACCGGCATTTTCAACAAAACCCTTTCCAATTTCGAGCAATGATTCCATTTTAAATTGGATGAAAAATGAAAATGTACCCACAGTTGGTATCTGTATTATTGAAGATGCAAAAATTCAGCAGATAAAAATGATCGGAAATATTGAGTATCATTCTCCTGCACCCGAAAACACACTATTCAACATAGCATCCTTGACCAAGCCCTTAATATCCATGACAACACTAAAATTGGTTAGCGATGGACAATGGCAACTGGATGAACCCCTGTGCCATTACTGGACTGACCCCGATGTTGTAAACGATACTTTAAATAGAAAACTAACAACCCGTCATGTACTTAGTCACCAATCGGGCTTACCTAATTGGAGAGGTCACGAACCTAATGGGAAATTATCATTTGCATTTGAACCAGGTACGCAATGGAAGTATTCTGGTGAAGGTTTCGAATACCTTCGGAAAGCTTTAGAGGTTAAATTCAATACTCCAATTGAAAGATTAGTTGATTCCTTACTATTTAAACCGTTAGGCATGAATAATACACGATTTTATTGGGATAATACTGTGGATTCAACCCTCTATGCGGATAGATATGATACAGAGGGGAAACTTTATGCAAAGGAAAAGTGGTATTCGGCAAATGCTTCAAACTTAGTTCTGACAACAGTTGAAGATTATGGGAAATTTGTCATCGCAATACTGAAAGGAAACTATCTGTCTCCTGAAGTACAAAATGAAATGATTCAAAAACAAGCTTTGTTAAATAACGGGAATGAGGTTGGGTTAGGTTGGTTTTTGATAAAAAATTTGTCGAATGGAGGTTATGCATTGTATCATTCTGGCAGTAACCGTGGGCAAAACACCAAAATATTCCTTTTACCAAAGTCAAAAAAAGGAATAATAATATTTACAAATGGTGAAAATGGGAATAAAGTATGTGAGAAAATTATTTCTGAATATTTTGACTCTGGAAAAGAAATTCTAAACCGCATTAAATAA
- a CDS encoding sugar phosphate isomerase/epimerase family protein, with protein sequence MSLKLNVKKSLTFIALAVFIAGGFSSCTPPKPAKEVGLQLYSVRDSMKSDPKGTVEKVGAMGYKLVEAAGYSDGKFYGMEPAEFKALCDANGTNFFSSHCGQAVPDSAGWAASMEWWDTCIAAHKAAGVKYIVQPFMDKVGYESIAGTKRYCDYFNAIGEKCNAAGIRFGYHNHSGEFKDVDGETIYDFMLKNTDPAKVMFEMDLYWITEGGKNPVDYFNAYPGRFELWHVKDKRELGGADAVMDFKPIFANAEKAGMKKIVVEVEEFNSNPIDGVKQSLDFLQNAEYVK encoded by the coding sequence ATGAGTTTAAAATTGAACGTAAAAAAATCATTGACTTTTATTGCTTTGGCTGTTTTTATTGCCGGAGGTTTCTCTTCGTGTACGCCTCCAAAACCAGCGAAAGAAGTAGGCCTTCAATTGTATTCTGTTCGCGATAGCATGAAATCGGATCCCAAAGGTACTGTTGAGAAAGTTGGCGCCATGGGTTACAAACTGGTTGAAGCTGCCGGATACAGTGATGGTAAATTCTATGGCATGGAGCCTGCCGAGTTTAAAGCATTGTGCGATGCCAATGGTACGAATTTCTTTTCTTCACATTGTGGACAAGCCGTTCCTGACTCTGCAGGTTGGGCTGCTTCAATGGAATGGTGGGATACTTGTATTGCCGCTCACAAAGCTGCCGGAGTAAAATACATTGTTCAGCCATTTATGGATAAAGTTGGTTACGAAAGCATTGCCGGAACCAAACGTTATTGCGATTATTTCAATGCTATTGGTGAAAAATGTAATGCTGCCGGAATCCGTTTCGGTTACCACAATCACTCAGGCGAATTTAAAGATGTGGACGGAGAAACAATCTACGATTTCATGTTGAAAAATACCGATCCTGCTAAAGTGATGTTCGAAATGGATTTGTATTGGATTACCGAAGGCGGTAAAAATCCGGTTGACTATTTCAACGCATATCCTGGCCGTTTCGAATTGTGGCACGTGAAAGACAAACGTGAATTGGGCGGTGCCGATGCAGTTATGGATTTCAAACCAATCTTTGCGAATGCTGAAAAAGCAGGTATGAAAAAAATTGTTGTTGAAGTGGAAGAATTCAATTCAAATCCAATCGACGGTGTAAAACAATCGCTTGATTTTTTGCAAAATGCAGAATATGTGAAATAA
- a CDS encoding SGNH/GDSL hydrolase family protein, with translation MKQLFFVFVFFLLGSNGWAQSKFIPASNTYIRYVGRFDFSNPQEVRFDWSGVYIQFSFRSAECSVKMSDTGHNYYNVFVDDQPVKIFDVKSDTTLVLGSELGTQIHNVQIYKRTEGNQGLGTFKGILLSENGEMLPWKEIPVRKIEFIGNSITCGYGTEGLSKGEHFKPSTENNYQSYAPIMARAFNADYHIVAHSGEGVVRNYGYKEKVSPTGTMPARFNRLFDEKDSPSWNFDQWKPDLVVINLGTNDFSTQPFPDKVVFKKGYENLINDVRKQYGDLPIFCIVGPMIDEPCYSYVKEMVEDFRNVAQKKNIYFVGIPSYLTNPEKDLGSDYHPNYSGQRKMAAHVLPVISSVLGWDYKNSEL, from the coding sequence ATGAAGCAATTATTCTTTGTATTTGTTTTCTTTTTGTTGGGTAGCAACGGTTGGGCACAATCCAAATTTATACCTGCCAGCAATACCTACATCCGGTACGTTGGGCGGTTCGATTTTTCAAATCCGCAGGAAGTGAGGTTCGACTGGTCGGGCGTTTACATCCAATTCAGTTTCAGAAGTGCCGAATGTTCGGTTAAAATGAGCGACACCGGTCACAATTATTACAATGTTTTTGTTGATGATCAGCCTGTAAAAATTTTTGACGTTAAAAGTGATACGACATTGGTTCTCGGTTCCGAACTTGGTACGCAAATCCACAACGTTCAGATTTACAAGCGAACCGAAGGAAATCAGGGACTGGGCACATTTAAAGGAATTCTTCTTTCTGAAAATGGAGAAATGCTTCCATGGAAAGAGATTCCAGTTCGCAAAATCGAATTTATTGGCAACTCAATTACCTGTGGTTATGGAACCGAAGGGCTTTCGAAAGGCGAACATTTTAAACCATCGACTGAAAACAATTATCAGAGTTATGCGCCAATCATGGCACGTGCCTTTAATGCCGATTACCACATTGTAGCACATTCGGGCGAAGGTGTTGTGCGCAATTATGGATACAAGGAAAAAGTTTCGCCAACAGGAACAATGCCTGCCCGGTTTAACCGGTTATTTGATGAAAAAGATTCACCCAGTTGGAATTTTGATCAATGGAAACCTGATTTGGTCGTAATCAATTTGGGAACCAACGATTTCAGCACTCAGCCTTTTCCCGATAAGGTCGTTTTCAAGAAAGGGTATGAAAACCTGATCAATGATGTTCGCAAGCAATACGGTGATCTTCCAATATTTTGCATTGTAGGCCCGATGATTGATGAACCTTGCTACTCATATGTAAAGGAAATGGTTGAAGATTTCAGGAACGTAGCTCAAAAAAAGAATATCTATTTTGTAGGAATCCCAAGTTATCTGACAAATCCTGAAAAAGATTTAGGATCGGACTATCACCCCAATTATTCAGGGCAACGTAAAATGGCAGCACATGTTTTGCCGGTAATCTCGAGTGTTTTGGGGTGGGATTATAAAAACAGTGAGCTTTAA
- a CDS encoding DUF6261 family protein, with protein MNTQTGVMNELFSKFNASEPLKAQAATLGITDMMTGLETVNVAFGVLYQTRNEHEAATNGPSASSLRRDAQTSYEQFCLAIEQAVNYTPTDIYTALFKQMDELRKTYARLATTKAKEPEANQAASE; from the coding sequence ATGAATACCCAGACAGGAGTTATGAACGAGCTGTTTAGTAAGTTCAACGCGAGCGAGCCATTAAAAGCACAGGCCGCTACCCTTGGAATTACCGATATGATGACCGGGCTGGAAACTGTAAATGTAGCATTTGGTGTGTTGTACCAAACCCGCAACGAGCACGAAGCTGCCACCAATGGCCCATCGGCCAGCAGTTTGCGACGCGATGCACAAACCAGTTACGAACAGTTTTGCCTGGCCATAGAGCAAGCGGTGAACTACACGCCTACCGATATTTATACCGCCCTGTTTAAACAAATGGACGAACTGCGCAAAACCTACGCCCGTTTGGCCACCACAAAAGCCAAAGAACCCGAAGCCAATCAAGCTGCAAGCGAATAA